A single window of Aquarana catesbeiana isolate 2022-GZ linkage group LG10, ASM4218655v1, whole genome shotgun sequence DNA harbors:
- the LOC141110777 gene encoding uncharacterized protein produces the protein MKVLLLALVLLFTGAHGKYFWQQDKPHESNLWRVLENGIAIAADALKNLEYSEIAERFKLKEKMEAAKDNAEHAEKVLEDYFHEVWKSYDEKLHKDLPVFREKIFPLIKEFDDNLEEVVKKSVKQLVPVTSELVYGLGGEMKKFWVSVENTAEKARDGIRAEIDILRTKVQPYAEDVKAEYEKYKESMAANWQGKAKHMKEEVEKDLEELREKIKPYFEELKKHVVPHAEDMQKHVEILMRKIHEYFTSDNEN, from the exons ATGAAGgtgctgcttcttgctctggtACTGCTCTTCACAG GGGCACATGGAAAATATTTCTGGCAACAAGATAAACCACATGAATCCAACCTATGGAGAGTTCTAGAAAATGGTATTGCAATTGCAGCAGATGCATTAAAAAATCTGGAATATTCGGAGATAGCAGAAAG ATTTAAGCTTAAAGAGAAGATGGAAGCTGCAAAAGATAATGCAGAACATGCAGAGAAGGTGCTTGAAGATTATTTTCATGAAGTCTGGAAGAGTTATGATGAAAAGTTGCATAAAGATCTCCCAGTCTTCAGGGAAAAAATTTTCCCTCTTATCAAGGAATTTGATGATAATTTAGAAGAAGTGGTCAAAAAATCTGTAAAGCAGCTTGTGCCAGTTACATCAGAATTGGTATATGGGTTAGGAGGAGAGATGAAAAAGTTTTGGGTCAGTGTTGAAAACACAGCTGAAAAAGCCAGGGATGGAATTCGGGCTGAGATTGACATTTTACGTACCAAAGTCCAACCTTATGCTGAAGATGTCAAAGCAGAATATGAGAAGTACAAAGAGAGCATGGCGGCTAACTGGCAAGGCAAAGCCAAACATATGAAGGAAGAGGTGGAAAAAGATCTGGAAGAACTAAGGGAAAAAATTAAACCTTATTTTGAAGAGCTTAAAAAACATGTGGTCCCACACGCTGAGGATATGCAGAAGCATGTAGAAATTCTAATGAGAAAAATTCATGAATATTTTACCAGTGACAATGAAAACTAA